One window of the Natronomonas marina genome contains the following:
- a CDS encoding site-specific integrase: protein MRLEATGKPDEYKVWMTDQELEELRRAAARHRDDLIIQLGGYVGLRAFEIPQIKPKHIKRTEDGDHYRLRVPEGKDTTGNGGKPRDAYLPQDVEGDIHRYQNAEAINPGQPLVDLTERAVRDVVKRTAISAAEKTGDEDFRYVSSHDLRRRFAQRLLVDRQMNPRVVMQVGGWDSFQAIEPYLNAPTPQVVNEAFEEAEIS, encoded by the coding sequence ATGAGGCTGGAGGCAACTGGTAAACCAGATGAATACAAGGTCTGGATGACCGATCAGGAGCTCGAGGAGCTACGTCGGGCCGCGGCAAGACACCGCGACGATCTGATTATTCAACTCGGGGGCTACGTCGGCCTCCGAGCCTTCGAGATACCGCAGATCAAACCGAAGCATATCAAGCGGACAGAAGACGGTGACCATTATCGGCTTCGTGTTCCAGAGGGTAAGGACACCACCGGGAACGGAGGGAAGCCTCGAGACGCATACCTCCCGCAAGACGTCGAGGGCGACATTCACAGATACCAAAACGCAGAGGCGATCAATCCAGGGCAGCCGCTCGTAGATTTGACTGAACGCGCTGTCAGGGATGTCGTGAAGCGAACAGCGATTAGCGCAGCGGAAAAGACTGGGGACGAGGATTTTCGATACGTCAGTAGCCACGATCTCCGTCGACGGTTCGCTCAACGACTGCTCGTGGATCGGCAGATGAACCCTCGTGTAGTTATGCAGGTAGGTGGGTGGGACTCGTTCCAGGCGATTGAGCCATACCTGAACGCACCGACCCCGCAGGTCGTCAACGAGGCCTTTGAGGAGGCTGAGATTTCATGA